In Cnuibacter physcomitrellae, a genomic segment contains:
- a CDS encoding copper resistance CopC family protein, protein MTARPRHRIPLLLAGIFAAAILGLSSAPPASAHDALASATPAPDATVTEPLNSVELTFNESPLAGFETGMAIVVLDPAGTDVSAGTLRIADTQLSKDVAPSGPGQYQVLWQTVSSDGHPISGQYAFTYTVDAAPAPPVQTPTPTTPTPTPEASAPTEPAPSPDATPLASDAYDATFPIFLVASALVIAAILAVAIILGVRARRRKDASREGNAP, encoded by the coding sequence ATGACCGCCCGTCCGCGCCACCGCATCCCCCTCCTCCTCGCCGGCATCTTCGCGGCGGCCATACTCGGCCTCTCCAGTGCCCCGCCTGCCTCAGCCCACGACGCCCTCGCCTCAGCCACACCGGCTCCGGACGCGACCGTGACCGAGCCGTTGAACTCTGTCGAGCTGACGTTCAACGAATCCCCCCTGGCGGGCTTCGAAACGGGGATGGCGATCGTGGTCCTCGACCCCGCCGGAACGGACGTGTCCGCGGGCACGCTCCGCATCGCCGACACGCAGCTGTCGAAGGACGTCGCCCCTTCGGGACCGGGGCAATACCAGGTGCTCTGGCAGACCGTCTCCTCCGACGGACACCCCATCTCCGGACAGTACGCGTTCACCTACACCGTCGACGCCGCCCCAGCCCCGCCCGTCCAGACGCCGACCCCGACGACTCCCACACCCACGCCCGAGGCTTCGGCACCGACCGAGCCCGCGCCCAGTCCGGACGCCACCCCGCTGGCCTCGGATGCGTACGACGCCACGTTCCCCATCTTCCTCGTCGCCTCCGCGCTCGTCATCGCAGCGATTCTCGCCGTCGCGATCATCCTCGGAGTACGGGCCCGCCGCCGGAAGGACGCTAGTCGAGAGGGTAACGCTCCTTGA